In Marisediminicola antarctica, one DNA window encodes the following:
- the glgP gene encoding alpha-glucan family phosphorylase has product MKAIRRFTVRTVLPESLAGLEELATNLRWSWHEPTRQLFAQLSPALWEESAHDPIGLLGEIDPSRLDELAADHAFVAQMNERLDELHSYLTEPRWYQSLPAGAPAAIGYFSPEFGIAAALPQYSGGLGILAGDHLKSASDLGVPIIGVGLFYRAGYFAQAISADGWQQESYPVLDPDGLPLSVLRHPDGTAGQVALALPDGRTLYARVWQVAVGRIRLLLLDTDIPENDDELRSVTDRLYGGGGEHRLLQELLLGIGGVRAIKLFTELTGSPTPEVFHTNEGHAGFLGLERISDLIGVGLSFDEALQVVRAGTVFTTHTPVPAGIDRFDSGLIGQYFSSELLPGVDVDDVLLLGAENYEGGEPGTFNMAVMGLRLGQRANGVSQLHGEVSRGMFGQLWPGFDTADVPITSVTNGVHAPTWTDPSLLALAASRLGTTDTTSCDWNSPAVTDLDLWEVRNGMRAQLVQDARRRVTSALAEQNPGTITPQWVSGLLDPDVLTIGFARRVPTYKRLTLMLHDEDRLRSILLSADRPVQIVIAGKSHPADEEGKRLIQKLVQFASSPELRTRLVFLENYDIAMAQLLYPGTDVWLNNPLRPLEACGTSGMKAALNGSLNLSILDGWWAEFYDEENGWAIPSADSAGDSAERDKLEAEAMYDLIEHQIAPRFYDRGSDGVPKRWVQSIRHTLATLSPELSADRMVKEYVTRLYVPAAEAERTISAKSFAGARELASWKQRVFDAWPLVAVTHVESGGVDTVPQVGDILHVRAHVQLDGLTPDDVAVEVVYGRAREGDNLERTHHVALEPETAAPGVAVQFIGAVPLTRAGSFGYNVRVTPKHPLLASAAELGLIAVAD; this is encoded by the coding sequence GTGAAAGCAATTAGGCGTTTTACCGTCCGTACCGTGTTGCCCGAGTCTCTTGCTGGACTCGAAGAATTGGCGACGAATCTTCGCTGGTCGTGGCACGAACCGACCAGGCAGCTGTTTGCGCAGCTCTCCCCGGCTCTCTGGGAGGAGAGCGCGCACGACCCCATCGGACTCCTGGGCGAGATCGATCCGTCCCGGCTTGACGAGCTTGCGGCCGATCACGCCTTTGTCGCCCAGATGAACGAACGCCTGGACGAGCTCCACTCCTATCTGACCGAGCCGCGTTGGTACCAGTCGCTGCCAGCGGGGGCGCCCGCCGCGATCGGGTACTTCTCGCCCGAGTTCGGCATCGCAGCGGCACTGCCGCAGTATTCCGGCGGACTCGGTATTCTGGCCGGCGACCACCTGAAGAGCGCCTCCGATCTCGGTGTTCCGATCATCGGCGTCGGACTCTTCTACCGCGCCGGCTACTTCGCCCAGGCGATCTCGGCGGACGGCTGGCAGCAGGAGTCGTACCCGGTCCTTGACCCTGACGGCCTTCCGCTCAGCGTGCTTCGCCACCCCGATGGCACGGCCGGGCAGGTCGCGCTCGCGCTTCCCGACGGGCGCACGCTCTACGCACGGGTCTGGCAGGTCGCGGTGGGACGCATCCGCCTTCTTCTGCTGGATACCGACATTCCCGAGAACGACGACGAGCTGCGCTCGGTTACCGACCGCCTCTACGGCGGCGGAGGGGAGCACCGGCTGCTCCAGGAGTTGCTGCTCGGCATCGGCGGAGTCCGTGCGATCAAACTTTTCACCGAGCTCACCGGCAGCCCAACCCCCGAGGTGTTCCACACCAACGAAGGGCACGCCGGCTTCCTCGGCCTCGAGCGCATCAGCGACCTCATTGGAGTCGGACTCTCGTTCGACGAGGCGCTCCAGGTCGTGCGCGCCGGAACGGTGTTCACGACGCACACCCCGGTGCCCGCGGGAATCGACCGCTTCGACTCGGGTCTCATCGGACAGTACTTCTCCTCGGAGCTGCTGCCGGGCGTCGACGTCGACGACGTGCTGCTTCTCGGAGCGGAGAACTACGAGGGCGGCGAGCCCGGCACCTTCAACATGGCCGTCATGGGCCTGCGGCTCGGCCAGCGCGCCAACGGGGTCTCGCAGCTCCACGGCGAGGTCAGCCGCGGCATGTTCGGCCAGCTCTGGCCCGGATTCGACACCGCCGACGTTCCGATCACCTCGGTCACCAACGGGGTGCACGCGCCGACCTGGACCGACCCGTCGCTGCTCGCGCTCGCCGCGTCGCGGCTGGGAACCACCGACACGACCTCCTGCGACTGGAACAGCCCCGCGGTCACCGACCTCGACCTGTGGGAGGTGCGCAACGGCATGCGCGCCCAGCTCGTGCAGGATGCCCGACGGCGAGTCACGTCGGCTCTCGCGGAGCAGAACCCCGGCACGATCACACCGCAGTGGGTCTCCGGCCTGCTCGACCCCGACGTGCTCACGATCGGCTTCGCCCGGCGCGTGCCGACCTACAAGCGGCTCACCCTGATGCTCCACGACGAAGACAGGCTGCGGTCGATCCTGCTGTCGGCGGACCGCCCCGTGCAGATCGTGATCGCCGGCAAGTCGCACCCCGCCGACGAGGAGGGCAAGCGCCTCATCCAGAAGCTCGTTCAGTTCGCCTCGTCGCCGGAGCTGCGCACGCGGCTCGTGTTCCTCGAGAACTACGACATCGCAATGGCACAGCTGCTCTACCCCGGCACGGATGTCTGGCTGAACAACCCGCTGCGCCCGCTCGAGGCCTGCGGGACGTCGGGAATGAAGGCAGCGCTTAACGGGTCGCTCAACCTCTCGATCCTCGACGGCTGGTGGGCTGAGTTCTACGACGAAGAGAATGGCTGGGCCATTCCGAGCGCCGACTCGGCCGGCGACTCCGCCGAGCGGGACAAGCTCGAGGCCGAGGCGATGTATGACCTCATCGAGCACCAGATCGCCCCGCGCTTCTACGACCGCGGCAGCGACGGTGTGCCGAAGCGCTGGGTGCAGTCGATCCGGCACACGCTCGCGACCCTGTCGCCCGAGCTGTCGGCCGACCGCATGGTCAAGGAGTACGTCACGCGCCTCTATGTTCCGGCCGCCGAGGCCGAGCGCACCATCAGCGCAAAGTCCTTCGCCGGCGCGCGGGAGCTCGCGAGCTGGAAGCAGCGGGTATTCGACGCCTGGCCCCTCGTTGCCGTCACTCACGTCGAATCCGGCGGCGTCGACACCGTGCCGCAGGTCGGCGACATCCTGCACGTGCGCGCGCATGTTCAACTCGACGGGTTGACCCCGGATGACGTCGCGGTCGAGGTCGTCTACGGCCGCGCCCGCGAGGGGGACAACCTCGAGCGCACGCACCATGTCGCGCTCGAGCCGGAGACGGCCGCGCCCGGCGTCGCCGTGCAGTTCATCGGTGCCGTGCCGCTCACCAGGGCCGGAAGCTTTGGCTACAACGTGCGCGTGACACCGAAGCATCCGCTGCTCGCGAGCGCAGCTGAGCTCGGCCTCATCGCGGTCGCCGACTAG
- a CDS encoding maltotransferase domain-containing protein → MAYEPKMGRIPIRHLSPQQPQNLWPPKAFAGEVVPFAATVFKDGHDVLGVDLLLTDPSGIRTKHPMVPGAPGTDRWHTEALLDRDGAWEYRIQAYNDDWATWLHNARIKIPAGIDVALMLSMGADLLARAVAADPGSKVLKVAGTRITSKKLTAEERFAAADDPLVAAALDEQPLASLVTLSEPLTVRVERARAGLGSWYEFFPRSEGAKRKKDGSWTSGTFRTAARRIPAVAAMGFDVIYLPPIHPIGVAFRKGANNTMSPAPGDPGSPWAIGAKEGGHDAIHPDLGTITDFKFFLSTAKKNNIEVAIDLALQCSPDHPWVTEHPEWFTTLPDGTIAYAENPPKKYQDIYPINFDNDPVGLREEVLRIVKYWIGVGVKIFRVDNPHTKPLAFWEWLLHEINTEFPEIVFLAEAFTRPAMLHSLAQVGFQQSYTYFTWRNTKTELEEFFTSISKLHADFLRPNLFVNTPDILTEYLQFGGPAAFKIRAALAATAAPTWGVYAGYELFENVARTGSEENVDNEKYEYKQRDFAKAEALGRSLAPFLTRLNEIRAEHPALRQLRNLDLHWSDDDSILVYSKFIDGRFTADGRSDAILVIANVDPHSVRETTVHLDPTRFGIDPATPFEVTDLLTNQKFTWGLNNYVRLDAFTDPVHILRVEFPKGS, encoded by the coding sequence ATGGCATACGAACCGAAGATGGGTCGCATCCCCATCAGACATCTTTCCCCCCAACAACCGCAGAACCTGTGGCCTCCTAAAGCCTTCGCGGGCGAGGTCGTTCCGTTTGCGGCGACGGTCTTCAAGGATGGGCACGACGTCTTAGGGGTCGACCTGCTCCTGACCGACCCCTCCGGGATCCGCACCAAGCACCCGATGGTTCCCGGCGCGCCCGGCACCGACCGCTGGCACACCGAGGCGCTTCTCGACCGGGACGGCGCGTGGGAGTACCGCATCCAGGCGTACAACGACGACTGGGCGACGTGGCTGCACAACGCGCGGATCAAAATCCCCGCCGGCATCGATGTTGCTCTCATGCTCTCGATGGGCGCCGATCTGCTCGCCCGCGCCGTCGCAGCCGACCCCGGCTCGAAGGTGCTCAAGGTCGCCGGCACGCGCATTACAAGCAAGAAGCTCACCGCGGAGGAGCGCTTCGCCGCCGCCGACGACCCCCTCGTCGCCGCCGCGCTCGACGAGCAGCCGCTCGCGAGCCTCGTGACGCTGAGCGAGCCGCTCACCGTGCGGGTCGAGCGCGCCCGCGCCGGACTCGGCAGCTGGTACGAGTTCTTTCCCCGCTCGGAGGGGGCCAAGCGGAAGAAGGACGGCAGCTGGACAAGCGGCACCTTCCGCACCGCCGCGCGGCGCATCCCCGCCGTCGCCGCGATGGGCTTCGACGTGATCTACCTGCCGCCGATCCACCCGATCGGCGTCGCGTTCCGCAAGGGCGCGAACAACACGATGAGCCCCGCGCCGGGCGACCCCGGCTCGCCGTGGGCGATCGGGGCGAAGGAGGGCGGCCACGACGCCATCCATCCGGACCTCGGCACGATCACCGACTTCAAGTTCTTCCTCAGCACCGCGAAGAAGAACAACATCGAGGTCGCGATCGACCTGGCCCTGCAGTGCTCGCCCGACCACCCGTGGGTCACCGAGCACCCGGAGTGGTTCACGACGCTGCCCGACGGCACGATCGCCTACGCGGAGAACCCTCCAAAGAAGTACCAGGACATCTACCCGATCAACTTCGATAACGACCCGGTCGGACTCCGCGAGGAGGTCCTCCGCATCGTGAAGTACTGGATCGGTGTCGGGGTCAAGATTTTCCGGGTCGACAACCCGCACACCAAGCCGCTCGCCTTCTGGGAGTGGCTGCTGCACGAGATCAACACCGAGTTTCCCGAGATCGTGTTCCTCGCCGAGGCGTTCACCCGCCCGGCGATGCTGCACTCCCTCGCTCAGGTCGGATTTCAGCAGTCGTACACCTACTTCACCTGGCGCAACACGAAAACCGAGCTCGAGGAATTCTTCACGAGCATCTCGAAGCTGCACGCGGACTTCCTGCGCCCGAACCTGTTCGTCAATACCCCGGACATTCTCACCGAGTACCTGCAGTTCGGCGGGCCCGCAGCCTTCAAGATCAGGGCGGCACTCGCGGCGACGGCAGCCCCGACCTGGGGCGTCTACGCCGGCTACGAGCTCTTCGAGAACGTCGCTCGGACGGGCTCCGAGGAGAACGTCGACAACGAGAAGTACGAATACAAGCAGCGCGACTTTGCTAAGGCGGAGGCGCTCGGAAGGTCGCTCGCACCGTTCCTGACCCGACTCAACGAGATCAGGGCGGAGCATCCGGCCCTGCGCCAGCTGCGCAATCTCGACCTCCACTGGAGCGACGACGACTCGATCCTCGTGTACAGCAAGTTCATCGACGGCCGCTTCACGGCGGACGGGCGCAGCGACGCGATCCTCGTGATCGCGAACGTCGACCCGCATTCCGTGCGTGAGACGACCGTGCACCTTGACCCGACCCGATTCGGCATCGACCCGGCGACCCCATTCGAGGTCACCGATCTGCTCACCAACCAGAAATTCACCTGGGGCCTCAACAACTACGTGCGCCTCGACGCTTTTACCGATCCCGTGCACATCCTGCGCGTCGAATTCCCGAAAGGCAGCTAA